The proteins below come from a single Aegilops tauschii subsp. strangulata cultivar AL8/78 chromosome 6, Aet v6.0, whole genome shotgun sequence genomic window:
- the LOC141025980 gene encoding uncharacterized protein: protein MPIHKIQHGKVLQLQVPVSKPRHFLAGASPPPHYTAKAWANGPPGEPKDRTDAVKVEIKVTSSKEPGATAVQELTFFIVPPKLLAKVGLLRTVSIHIQIDKLTS, encoded by the exons atgcctaTACACAAGATCCAGcatggcaaggtgctccagctacAAGTACCAGTGTCGAAGCCGCGGCACTTCCT agcgggggcatCCCCACCGCCGCACTACACGGCCAAGgcgtgggcgaacggcccgccgggggagcccaaagacAGGACCGatgccgtcaaggtggaaatcaaggtgacaagcagcaaggagcCCGGCGCCAccgccgtgcaggagctgaccttcttcataGTGCCGCCCAAGCTGCTAGCCAAGGTTGGGTTGTTGAGGACGGTGTCcatccacattcagattgacaagctcacctcCTAA